GGGGCCGGCAATCAATTTGCGCACTTCATGCTGGCTTTTGCCACAGAAGGAGCAATAGAGCAGCTTGCCGTTGTCCTCGCCGTTGCGGGTGTCAGTCATTCGTTCGATCCAAATCCGATAGGCTTGCAACACAAGATGAAGGCTTATGCGGGCTTTTTCAAGCCCGCAGGTGATCGGAAACCCGACCAGCCCTATTTTGAGCGGCTTATATTAAGCGGGGCGCTTTTCGATCACTGCGTCGATCAACCCGTATTCACGTGCGGCTTCGGCGCTCATGAAGTTGTCGCGGTTGGTGTCGCGCTCGATTTCTTCCAGGGTGTGCCCGCTGTGCTTGGCCATCAGCGTGTTGAGACGCTCGCGGATGAAGAGGATTTCCTTGGCGTGGATCTCGATGTCCGATGCCTGGCCCTGGAAACCGCCCAGTGGCTGGTGAATCATCACACGCGAGTTCGGCAGGCAGTAACGCTTGCCCTCAGCACCGGCGGTCAGCAGGAATGCACCCATGCTGCAGGCCTGGCCAATGCAGGTAGTGGATACGTTCGGCTTGATGAACTGCATAGTGTCGTAGATCGACATGCCTGCTGTCACCGAACCGCCCGGCGAGTTGATGTAGAGATGGATGTCCTTGTCCGGGTTTTCCGCTTCAAGGAACAGCAGTTGCGCACAGATCAGGTTGGCCATGTAGTCCTCTACTGGGCCCACCAGAAAGATCACTCGCTCCTTGAGCAGGCGCGAGTAGATGTCGTAGGCGCGTTCCCCACGAGCGGACTGCTCGACAACCATCGGGACCAAGCCGCCAGCGGCCTGGATATCAGAGTTCTGCTGAATATAGGAATTACGGAACATGCTCTGCAGTTACTCCCAAATAGTCATGTCTTGAAAACGCATAAGCCAGCGCGAGGCTGGCTTATGGTTGAATTTCCAACGAGTTGGACAATCAGTCGGCTTGTGCTGCTTCCGCCGGCTTGACTGCTTCTTCGTAAGAGACCGCTTTATCGGTCACCTTAGCCTTCTGCAGAACAGTATCCACAACTTGTTCTTCCAGCACAACCGAACGTACTTCGTTCAGTTGCTGGTCGTTCTTGTAGTACCAAGCCACAACCTGCTCAGGCTCCTGGTAGGCCGAAGCCATTTCCTGGATCATTTCGCGAACGCGGTCTTCGTCAGGCTTGAGGTCGAACTGCTTGACCACTTCGGCCACGACCAGACCCAGCACGACGCGACGCTTGGCTTGCTCTTCGAACAGCTCAGCCGGCAATTGGTCAGGCTTGATGTTGCCACCAAACTGCTGAACAGCCTGAACGCGCAGACGGTCCACTTCATTGGACAGCAGAGCCTTAGGCACCTCAATCGGGTTGGCAGCCAGCAGACCGTCCATAACCTGGTTCTTGACCTTGGACTTGATGGCCTGACGCAGTTCACGCTCCATGTTCTTGCGAACTTCGGTGCGGAAACCTTCGAGAGTGGCTTCCTTGATACCGAACTGAGCAAAGAACTCTTCGTTCAGCTCTGGCAGCTTAGGCTCGGACACACTGTTGACGGTCACGGTGAACTCAGCGGCTTTGCCGGCCAGGTCCAGGTTCTGGTAGTCAGCAGGGAACGTCAGGTTCAGAACGCGTTCTTCGCCGGCTTTGGCGCCGACCAGACCGTCTTCAAAACCTGGGATCATGCGATTGGAACCCAGCACCAACTGAGTACCCTTGGCAGAGCCGCCAGCGAACACTTCGCCGTCAACCTTGCCAACGAAATCGATGTTCAACTGGTCTTCGTTCTGAGCGGCACGGTCGGCCACTTCGAAACGAGTGTTCTGCTTGCGCAGGATTTCCAGCATGTTGTCCAGGTCGGAATCAGCGACGTCGGCGCTCAGACGCTCGATTTCGATACCTTCAAAACCGGCTACTTCGAACTCTGGGAACACTTCGAATACGGCAACGTATTCCAGGTCCTTGCCAGCTTCCAGGGACTTAGGTTCGATCGAAGGCGAGCCAGCAGGGTTCAGCTTTTGCTCAACAACGGCCTCGTAGAAGGAAGCCTGGATCACGTCACCTACAGCTTCCTGACGCGCATCAGCACCAAAACGGCGCTTGATTTCGCTCATCGGCACTTTGCCTGGACGGAAACCTGCAATCTTGGCCTTTTGGGCAGTCTGCTGCAGACGCTTGTTGACCGCAGTCTCGATACGCTCTGCCGGCACGGTGATGCTCAGGCGGCGCTCAAGAGCAGTAGTATTTTCAACAGAAACTTGCATGAATATTCCTCGTTGCACAGACGTTAGCCGGCCGTTTCCGACCCCAGAATCAAGGGCATGCATTCTAGAGGGTCAAACTCAAGAAGTCACCCTACTGGAAACGGGTAAAAAAACAGCAGGCCATTTGTAGGTTCAAGTGCACGCGTGCACCTCAGCCCGTTAGCAAATACAGCTCATCACGCCAGGGCTCTGCGCCAACCCTTCTATATATAGAAGAGCCTGGGAGCAGACCCCGGCTGTCGACCTTGCGAACAAGACCGACGGCAGGGCCGCAGCATCGAGAAACACAAATACGACGAAGCGCCCTGCCCTGGAAACTCGAAACGCTTAAACAAAAACGGCACAGCCCTTTTTTCAGGTACTGCGCCGTTATCGCTATTTAATAGCGGTACTGACCTCTATATAGCCGAGCATCAGTTCTACACGTTCAAAACCGGCAACGATTCTAACGCCAAGGCATTGAGAATGCTTGTTTTTTCTTGACGTTCATAATCCGCGTGCACCTCACGCGACTCGACGCGCGCAAACGCGCGCAAACGCGCGCAAACGCGCGCAAACGCGCGCAGAAACGAGACTTGGCATTTTCAGACGCAAAAAAAAGCGCCAGATGATTAATCT
The genomic region above belongs to Pseudomonas sp. S35 and contains:
- the tig gene encoding trigger factor — protein: MQVSVENTTALERRLSITVPAERIETAVNKRLQQTAQKAKIAGFRPGKVPMSEIKRRFGADARQEAVGDVIQASFYEAVVEQKLNPAGSPSIEPKSLEAGKDLEYVAVFEVFPEFEVAGFEGIEIERLSADVADSDLDNMLEILRKQNTRFEVADRAAQNEDQLNIDFVGKVDGEVFAGGSAKGTQLVLGSNRMIPGFEDGLVGAKAGEERVLNLTFPADYQNLDLAGKAAEFTVTVNSVSEPKLPELNEEFFAQFGIKEATLEGFRTEVRKNMERELRQAIKSKVKNQVMDGLLAANPIEVPKALLSNEVDRLRVQAVQQFGGNIKPDQLPAELFEEQAKRRVVLGLVVAEVVKQFDLKPDEDRVREMIQEMASAYQEPEQVVAWYYKNDQQLNEVRSVVLEEQVVDTVLQKAKVTDKAVSYEEAVKPAEAAQAD
- the clpP gene encoding ATP-dependent Clp endopeptidase proteolytic subunit ClpP gives rise to the protein MFRNSYIQQNSDIQAAGGLVPMVVEQSARGERAYDIYSRLLKERVIFLVGPVEDYMANLICAQLLFLEAENPDKDIHLYINSPGGSVTAGMSIYDTMQFIKPNVSTTCIGQACSMGAFLLTAGAEGKRYCLPNSRVMIHQPLGGFQGQASDIEIHAKEILFIRERLNTLMAKHSGHTLEEIERDTNRDNFMSAEAAREYGLIDAVIEKRPA